The following are from one region of the Channa argus isolate prfri chromosome 6, Channa argus male v1.0, whole genome shotgun sequence genome:
- the efhd1 gene encoding EF-hand domain-containing protein D1 codes for MASEELARKLQSRLAATQEAEPRPEPEQSPVRPKQQEPEGACGDSSSELSAKLTRRLDINEGTAAPRPTRVFNPYTEFKEFSRKQIKDMEAMFRRYDTGKDGFIDLMELKLMMEKLGAPQTHLGLKNMIKEVDEDFDGKLSFREFLLIFRRAAAGELQEESGLMALARLSEINVSTEGVMGAKDFFEAKMQALSVGSKFEAEIREEKEERQRQEVEKKQRQAAFKQLQSTFCS; via the exons ATGGCATCAGAAGAGCTGGCTCGGAAGCTGCAGTCGCGCCTGGCCGCTACGCAGGAGGCTGAGCCGAGGCCGGAGCCCGAGCAGAGCCCGGTCCGACCCAAACAGCAGGAGCCAGAGGGAGCCTGCGGCGACTCGTCCTCCGAACTGTCCGCCAAATTGACCCGCAGACTGGACATTAACGAGGGCACCGCTGCTCCGCGACCGACCCGCGTCTTCAACCCGTACACGGAGTTCAAGGAGTTCTCTCGTAAACAGATTAAGGACATGGAGGCGATGTTTAGACG GTATGACACCGGGAAAGATGGCTTCATCGACCTGATGGAGCTTAAGCTGATGATGGAGAAGCTGGGAGCTCCACAGACCCACCTGGGTCTGAAGAACATGATCAAAGAGGTGGATGAAGACTTTGATGGCAAACTGAGCTTTAGAGAG TTCCTGCTGATCTTCAGGAGAGCAGCGGCTGGagagctgcaggaggagagCGGCCTGATGGCTCTGGCCAGGCTGTCGGAGATCAATGTCTCCACTGAGGGGGTGATGGGGGCGAAAGACTTCTTTGAAGCCAAG ATGCAGGCTCTGTCTGTGGGCAGCAAGTTTGAGGCTGAGATTcgagaggaaaaagaggaacgccagagacaggaagtggagaagaagcagagacaaGCTGCCTTCAAGCAGCTGCAGTCCACCTTCTGCTCCTGA